From one Plantibacter flavus genomic stretch:
- a CDS encoding polysaccharide deacetylase family protein — MSGLGSRLKDRVKRSLPALGSIVEVETSTPTVVLTYDDGPHPVGTDGVLRSLADAGATATFFVLLSSARRHPELIPRITAEGHEIALHGVDHRRLTAFTAEQVTRRTVDAKHELEDLAGTPVRWFRPPYGAQHLATWRAIRRADLESVLWSATTWDARAVAAEERVAHALADCRPGTILLAHDAFAGPADGVDDGAEPEVDRGALTATLLAEFRARGWVGRSLADALEHGRPVKSAVFSS; from the coding sequence ATGAGCGGTCTCGGATCACGGCTCAAGGATCGCGTGAAGCGGTCGCTACCGGCCCTGGGCTCGATCGTCGAGGTCGAGACCTCGACCCCCACCGTCGTGTTGACCTACGACGACGGGCCGCACCCGGTCGGTACGGACGGCGTCCTCCGATCCCTCGCCGACGCCGGGGCGACCGCCACGTTCTTCGTCCTGCTGAGCAGCGCTCGCCGTCACCCGGAGCTCATCCCGCGGATCACCGCGGAGGGGCACGAGATCGCCCTGCACGGTGTCGACCACCGGCGTCTCACGGCGTTCACAGCTGAGCAGGTCACCCGGCGCACCGTCGACGCGAAGCACGAGCTCGAGGACCTCGCCGGTACGCCCGTCCGATGGTTCCGGCCACCGTACGGGGCTCAGCATCTCGCGACCTGGCGTGCCATCCGCCGGGCCGACCTCGAATCCGTGCTCTGGTCGGCGACCACCTGGGATGCGCGCGCCGTCGCCGCCGAGGAGCGCGTCGCCCACGCCCTGGCCGACTGCCGCCCGGGGACGATCCTGCTGGCGCACGACGCCTTCGCCGGACCGGCCGACGGTGTCGACGACGGAGCCGAGCCCGAGGTCGACCGCGGGGCGCTCACCGCGACCCTGCTCGCCGAGTTCCGGGCGCGAGGCTGGGTCGGTCGGTCGCTCGCCGATGCGCTCGAGCACGGTCGACCGGTCAAGAGCGCCGTCTTCTCGTCCTGA
- a CDS encoding PKD domain-containing protein: protein MSRFLRSQDRPSAHAPSRNDARGVPSKLKKPVALGVIGAVFAALLTFTATAAPAVADTVPQGAGEASTVSADALPTVQINKTVWSQVVVGNTVYAGGTFTKARPAGNAAGVGEVDRTYLLAYDLTTGVLINSFAPVLNAEVKAVTASPDGKTLYVAGSFTKVNGQDRTRIAAFDTATGALKSFAPALNYIAYSVAATNSTVYVGGGFTNAGGQTRKGAAAFTNAGALLPWAPVTEGGVVRALAIAPDQSKVILGGAFTTLNGSSNPGYGLGAVDATAGALLPWNVNGLIRNGGANAAIYSLTSDANNVYGTGYVFGSGGNLEGAFNAGWANGDMNWVEDCHGDSYSVASHGDAVYIAGHPHYCGNIGGFPQTQPWTFQNALAFSKTTTGTATADPYGYYNYAGQPTPSILSWFPDFTPGTATNQNQGPWSVAASTNYVVYGGEFLAVNNKSQQGLVRFATKAVAPNLEGPKLKGSAFPVTAVSLASGTVRVSWKTNNDRDNELLKYELIRNNQTATPIMTKSVRSTFWKVSNLMYTDSGLTPGTTVNYRVKVTDPLGNSTMSDNVPVTVSADGSTSAYAQAVLASGPTSFWPLGEASGTTGYDWATGDDLTLTSNTTRGTAGSIIGSNTTATTFAGTSDSAASTTTAQHAPNTFTAETWIKTTTDRGGKILGFGGNSTGTSGNYDRMIFMNNDGRLMFGVYPGTVRTVQSSKAYNDGEWHHVVATLGANGMQLFVDGKKLDSRTDTTSGQDFTGYWRVGGDNLGGWPGSRSSDYFAGAIDDTAIYPTVLDRDTIVNHYVASGRTSPVPAAPTDAYGAAVFNLDPTSYWRFDETTGTTAKDSGRNDSPATYYGAVGKDQNGALAGVAGNRSAQFGPDGAGVASDTAYSNPTSYALEAWFNTTTTNGGKIVGFGSNQQGGSGGYDRHIYMENGGQLTFGTWTGQTNTITTQSAYNDGAWHHVVAQQSSAGMKLYVDGVLQGTNPQTSAQDYTGYWRVGSDTTWGGTAGTFTGRIDEVAVYAQPLTAAQVTQHHDLGLGILPNVAPTAGFAVTNTDLTAHLDASSSVDSDGTIASYAWDFGDGTTGTGVTTDHTYAAAGTYTVTLTVTDNRGGTGTLQHPATVVAPNVAPTASFTATVANLGVQFDASASSDSDGTIASYAWNFGDGTTGTGVNPSHTYASAGSFTVHLTVTDDKGLLGETSQAVVTTVPVNQPPVAAFTPTASGLTVTVDGSASSDPDGTIASYAWNFGDGATSTGATAAHAYAAGGTYTLALTVTDNGGASTTTSQAVTVVAPPAATVLAKDTFARSVTGGWGSADVGGAWTLDAASNYSVAGGSGLISTAVGLTRTAKLTTAGATDTETQVRLSFDKSSTGGGNYASVMGRVVGADSYAARIWIRNNQGVQLQLMNGNTILKAVNIDGLTYLPGTQLQVRFQAVGTSPTELKAKVWAIGSTEPTAWQLTATDSTAALQAAGSVSLRSYISGTATGGTVVTRFGNLIAQPSGSVTAPPANVPPTAAFTQAATFLTASFDASTSTDSDGSIASYVWDFGDGTSGTGVTASHTYAAAGAYPVKLTVTDNAGASATKTSTVTVQAPPPNVAPTAAFTTSVTGLALTTDGSGSTDTDGTVTGYTWDFGDGATATGATASHTYAADGTFTVTLTVTDNAGATAATQKQVTVAGTVVVPPVTPATAQDAFERPAGAGWGTAEAGGAWTPANNPSAFSLADGKALITTPAGQTRATTLNGVSQTSSDSSVKVSFDQGPTGGGNYVSVIGRQVGSANYAARVWIRSNSGVQLQLLQGGTTLSAVNIADLVYVPGQQLQVRLQVFGTSPTTVRAKVWAAGTTEPTNWQLTSVDSTAALQAPGTVGLSQYISGTATNGPIIARFDEYLVKPTV from the coding sequence GTGTCCAGATTTCTGCGATCCCAGGATCGACCGAGCGCGCACGCGCCGAGCCGTAACGACGCCCGCGGCGTCCCGTCCAAGTTGAAGAAGCCCGTGGCGCTCGGCGTGATCGGCGCGGTGTTCGCCGCGCTGCTCACGTTCACCGCGACGGCGGCTCCGGCGGTGGCCGACACGGTCCCCCAGGGCGCCGGCGAGGCATCGACGGTCTCGGCGGACGCGCTGCCCACGGTGCAGATCAACAAGACCGTGTGGTCGCAGGTCGTCGTCGGGAACACCGTCTACGCGGGCGGCACCTTCACGAAGGCTCGTCCGGCCGGCAACGCAGCCGGCGTCGGCGAGGTCGACCGCACCTACCTGCTCGCGTACGACCTCACCACCGGCGTGCTCATCAACTCGTTCGCTCCGGTCCTCAACGCCGAGGTCAAGGCGGTCACAGCCTCGCCTGACGGCAAGACCCTCTACGTCGCCGGTAGCTTCACGAAGGTCAACGGGCAGGATCGGACGCGGATCGCCGCGTTCGACACGGCGACCGGCGCCCTCAAGTCCTTCGCCCCGGCACTCAACTACATCGCCTACAGCGTCGCAGCGACGAACAGCACGGTGTACGTCGGTGGCGGATTCACCAACGCCGGCGGCCAGACCAGGAAGGGAGCGGCGGCGTTCACGAACGCCGGTGCCCTCCTGCCCTGGGCGCCCGTCACCGAGGGCGGCGTCGTCCGCGCCCTCGCGATCGCGCCCGATCAGTCCAAGGTGATCCTCGGCGGAGCGTTCACGACGCTCAACGGCAGCAGCAACCCCGGCTACGGCCTCGGCGCCGTGGACGCGACCGCCGGTGCGCTCCTCCCGTGGAACGTCAACGGCCTCATCCGCAACGGCGGCGCCAACGCCGCGATCTACTCGCTCACGAGCGACGCGAACAACGTCTACGGCACCGGCTACGTCTTCGGCTCCGGGGGCAACCTCGAGGGGGCCTTCAACGCCGGCTGGGCGAACGGCGACATGAACTGGGTCGAGGACTGCCACGGCGACTCCTACTCGGTCGCCTCGCACGGCGACGCCGTCTACATCGCCGGCCACCCGCACTACTGCGGGAACATCGGCGGCTTCCCGCAGACCCAGCCGTGGACCTTCCAGAACGCACTGGCGTTCTCGAAGACCACCACCGGCACGGCCACGGCAGACCCGTACGGCTACTACAACTACGCCGGTCAACCGACGCCGAGCATCCTGAGCTGGTTCCCGGACTTCACTCCCGGTACCGCGACCAACCAGAACCAGGGTCCGTGGAGCGTCGCGGCGAGCACGAACTACGTCGTCTACGGCGGGGAGTTCCTCGCCGTCAACAACAAGTCGCAGCAGGGACTGGTCCGGTTCGCGACGAAGGCGGTCGCACCGAACCTCGAGGGTCCGAAGCTCAAGGGGAGTGCGTTCCCGGTCACCGCTGTCTCGCTCGCCAGCGGCACCGTGCGCGTCTCCTGGAAGACGAACAACGACCGCGACAACGAACTCCTCAAGTACGAGCTGATCCGCAACAACCAGACGGCGACGCCGATCATGACGAAGTCCGTGCGCTCGACCTTCTGGAAGGTCAGCAACCTCATGTACACCGACAGCGGCCTGACGCCGGGGACGACCGTCAACTACCGCGTCAAGGTGACCGATCCGCTCGGCAACTCGACGATGAGTGACAACGTCCCGGTGACCGTGTCCGCCGACGGCTCCACCTCGGCGTACGCGCAGGCCGTCCTCGCGTCCGGTCCCACGTCGTTCTGGCCGCTCGGCGAGGCCAGCGGCACCACCGGCTACGACTGGGCCACCGGCGACGACCTGACGCTCACGAGCAACACGACGCGCGGGACGGCGGGTTCGATCATCGGCTCGAACACGACCGCGACCACGTTCGCCGGCACGAGCGACAGCGCAGCCTCGACCACGACGGCGCAGCACGCACCGAACACCTTCACCGCTGAGACCTGGATCAAGACGACCACCGACCGTGGCGGCAAGATCCTCGGCTTCGGCGGGAACTCCACCGGGACCTCCGGGAACTACGACCGCATGATCTTCATGAACAACGACGGGCGCCTGATGTTCGGTGTCTACCCGGGCACCGTCCGGACCGTCCAGTCCTCGAAGGCGTACAACGACGGCGAGTGGCACCACGTGGTCGCGACGCTCGGCGCCAACGGCATGCAGCTCTTCGTGGACGGCAAGAAGCTCGACAGCCGCACCGACACGACGAGCGGCCAGGACTTCACCGGCTACTGGCGGGTCGGCGGCGACAACCTCGGCGGTTGGCCGGGCTCGCGCTCGAGCGACTACTTCGCCGGCGCGATCGACGACACCGCGATCTACCCGACGGTCCTCGACCGCGACACGATCGTGAACCACTACGTGGCCTCCGGCCGGACCTCGCCGGTCCCGGCTGCTCCCACCGACGCCTACGGTGCAGCGGTGTTCAACCTCGACCCGACGTCCTACTGGCGCTTCGATGAGACGACCGGCACCACGGCGAAGGACTCCGGCCGGAACGACAGCCCCGCCACCTACTACGGTGCCGTCGGGAAGGACCAGAACGGTGCGCTCGCCGGCGTCGCCGGGAACCGCTCCGCACAGTTCGGTCCCGATGGGGCAGGTGTCGCCAGCGACACCGCTTACTCCAACCCGACGAGCTACGCGCTCGAGGCCTGGTTCAACACCACGACCACCAACGGTGGCAAGATCGTCGGCTTCGGTTCCAACCAGCAGGGCGGTTCCGGCGGCTACGACCGGCACATCTACATGGAGAACGGCGGCCAACTCACCTTCGGCACCTGGACCGGTCAGACCAACACGATCACGACCCAGTCCGCCTACAACGACGGGGCCTGGCACCACGTCGTGGCACAGCAGTCGTCGGCGGGCATGAAGCTCTACGTCGACGGTGTCCTCCAGGGGACCAACCCGCAGACGAGTGCCCAGGACTACACCGGGTACTGGCGCGTGGGCTCCGACACGACGTGGGGTGGAACGGCCGGCACCTTCACCGGACGCATCGACGAGGTGGCCGTCTACGCGCAGCCGCTCACCGCGGCGCAGGTCACCCAGCACCACGACCTCGGGCTCGGCATCCTGCCGAACGTCGCTCCGACCGCCGGCTTCGCCGTCACGAACACCGACCTCACCGCGCACCTCGATGCGTCGAGCTCGGTCGACTCCGACGGGACCATCGCGTCCTACGCCTGGGACTTCGGCGACGGCACTACCGGCACCGGCGTGACGACCGATCACACCTACGCCGCGGCCGGCACCTACACGGTGACGCTCACGGTGACCGACAACCGCGGCGGAACCGGGACCCTGCAGCACCCGGCGACCGTCGTCGCACCGAACGTCGCCCCCACGGCGTCGTTCACCGCGACCGTCGCGAACCTGGGGGTCCAGTTCGACGCCTCGGCATCGAGCGACTCCGACGGAACGATCGCCTCGTACGCCTGGAACTTCGGCGACGGCACGACCGGGACCGGCGTCAACCCGAGTCACACGTACGCCTCGGCGGGCTCCTTCACCGTCCACCTGACGGTGACCGACGACAAGGGGCTCCTCGGAGAGACGAGCCAGGCGGTCGTGACGACCGTCCCGGTGAACCAGCCCCCGGTCGCCGCCTTCACCCCGACCGCATCGGGCCTCACGGTCACGGTCGACGGTTCGGCGTCGAGCGACCCGGACGGGACGATCGCCTCCTACGCGTGGAACTTCGGTGACGGCGCGACCAGCACGGGTGCGACGGCGGCACACGCCTACGCCGCCGGTGGGACGTACACGCTCGCGCTGACGGTCACCGACAACGGCGGGGCCAGTACGACGACCTCGCAGGCCGTCACGGTGGTGGCTCCGCCCGCGGCGACCGTCTTGGCGAAGGACACCTTCGCCCGCTCGGTCACCGGCGGATGGGGTTCCGCCGACGTGGGAGGCGCCTGGACCCTCGACGCGGCGTCCAACTACTCCGTGGCGGGTGGCAGCGGTCTCATCTCGACCGCAGTCGGCCTCACGCGGACAGCCAAGCTGACCACGGCCGGCGCCACGGACACCGAGACGCAGGTCCGCCTGTCCTTCGACAAGAGCTCGACCGGCGGCGGGAACTACGCCTCGGTCATGGGTCGCGTCGTCGGCGCCGACAGCTACGCCGCGCGGATCTGGATCCGGAACAACCAGGGCGTGCAGCTCCAACTGATGAACGGGAACACGATCCTCAAGGCGGTGAACATCGACGGTCTGACCTACTTGCCCGGTACCCAGCTGCAGGTCCGGTTCCAGGCCGTCGGGACCTCGCCGACCGAGCTCAAGGCCAAGGTCTGGGCGATCGGATCGACCGAGCCCACCGCCTGGCAGCTGACGGCCACGGACAGCACCGCTGCCCTGCAGGCGGCCGGCTCGGTGAGCCTCCGCTCGTACATCTCGGGCACCGCCACCGGCGGCACCGTGGTGACGCGCTTCGGCAACCTGATCGCGCAGCCCTCCGGCTCGGTCACGGCGCCGCCGGCGAACGTGCCGCCCACCGCGGCGTTCACGCAGGCGGCGACGTTCCTGACCGCCTCCTTCGACGCTTCGACGTCGACCGACTCGGACGGCTCCATCGCGTCCTACGTCTGGGACTTCGGGGACGGCACCTCGGGGACGGGCGTCACCGCGAGTCACACCTACGCGGCTGCAGGGGCGTACCCGGTGAAGCTCACCGTGACCGACAACGCGGGAGCCTCCGCCACCAAGACCAGCACGGTCACGGTGCAAGCGCCGCCGCCGAACGTCGCACCGACCGCCGCCTTCACGACGAGCGTGACCGGCCTCGCCCTGACGACCGACGGATCGGGATCAACCGACACCGACGGCACCGTCACCGGGTACACCTGGGACTTCGGAGACGGAGCCACCGCCACCGGAGCGACCGCGAGCCACACCTACGCGGCCGACGGCACCTTCACGGTGACGCTGACCGTGACCGACAACGCCGGCGCCACCGCGGCGACCCAGAAGCAGGTCACCGTGGCAGGAACGGTCGTCGTGCCCCCGGTCACCCCGGCCACCGCGCAGGACGCCTTCGAGCGTCCGGCCGGTGCCGGGTGGGGGACGGCCGAGGCGGGTGGCGCCTGGACGCCGGCGAACAACCCGTCCGCGTTCAGCCTCGCCGACGGCAAGGCCTTGATCACGACCCCGGCCGGCCAGACCCGGGCCACCACGCTCAACGGCGTGAGCCAGACGAGCTCCGACAGCAGCGTGAAGGTCTCGTTCGATCAAGGACCGACCGGCGGCGGCAACTACGTCTCGGTGATCGGCCGTCAGGTCGGCTCGGCGAACTACGCGGCGCGGGTGTGGATCCGCTCGAACAGCGGGGTGCAGCTGCAGCTCCTGCAGGGCGGCACCACCCTGTCCGCCGTGAACATCGCCGACCTGGTGTACGTTCCCGGCCAGCAGCTGCAGGTCCGTCTGCAGGTGTTCGGCACCTCGCCCACCACGGTGCGTGCGAAGGTCTGGGCGGCCGGGACGACCGAACCGACGAACTGGCAGCTGACGAGCGTCGACTCGACGGCGGCGCTGCAGGCTCCCGGCACCGTCGGACTGAGCCAGTACATCTCGGGCACCGCGACCAACGGGCCGATCATCGCCCGGTTCGACGAGTACCTCGTCAAGCCGACGGTCTAG
- a CDS encoding glycosyltransferase, whose translation MTGPVRSPERIGIVVVNYGDPALLEQHLATLTRAVPGLRTVVVDNYSSPAARDAVTRLADAERWDVILPDDNLGFGAGMNLGVARAIELGVEQVLLLNPDASLTPEALDVLSHRCAEQPMTMLAPRIERPDGSLWFDGVDLYLHDGTIRSRRRREDHPGAAVAPWLSGACLMLSTELWARTGGFHDAYFLYWEDVDLSHRVVAVGGSLAVVEEATAVHDEGGTHDRSDAASARAKSTTYYYFNIRNRLVYAAEHLSPAEVRAWRRSTIPVAWSVLLQGGRRQFLSTRSPLRAGVRGVVDGLRLSKAAARGR comes from the coding sequence ATGACCGGACCCGTGCGTTCACCCGAGCGGATCGGCATCGTCGTCGTGAACTACGGCGACCCCGCACTCCTCGAGCAGCACCTCGCGACCCTGACCCGCGCCGTACCCGGCCTCCGGACCGTCGTCGTCGACAACTACTCCTCCCCTGCAGCCCGCGACGCCGTCACTCGGCTCGCCGACGCGGAACGCTGGGACGTCATCCTGCCCGACGACAACCTCGGATTCGGCGCCGGCATGAACCTCGGTGTCGCCCGGGCGATCGAACTCGGCGTCGAGCAGGTGCTGCTCCTCAACCCGGACGCGTCGCTCACGCCCGAGGCGCTCGACGTGCTCTCGCATCGTTGCGCCGAGCAGCCGATGACGATGCTCGCTCCGCGGATCGAGCGACCGGACGGCAGCCTGTGGTTCGACGGGGTGGACCTGTATCTGCACGACGGGACGATCCGATCGCGGAGACGACGCGAGGACCACCCCGGGGCAGCCGTGGCGCCGTGGTTGAGCGGTGCCTGCCTCATGCTCAGCACGGAACTCTGGGCGCGCACCGGCGGCTTCCACGACGCCTACTTCCTCTACTGGGAGGATGTCGACCTGTCGCACCGCGTCGTCGCCGTCGGCGGCTCGCTGGCCGTCGTCGAGGAGGCCACCGCCGTCCACGACGAGGGCGGCACCCACGACCGCTCGGACGCCGCCTCGGCGCGTGCCAAGTCGACGACCTACTACTATTTCAACATCCGGAACCGTCTCGTCTACGCGGCCGAACATCTCTCGCCGGCCGAGGTGCGGGCCTGGAGACGCTCGACCATCCCCGTGGCCTGGTCCGTGCTCCTGCAGGGCGGTCGTCGGCAGTTCCTCAGCACCCGCAGCCCCCTCCGTGCGGGCGTCCGCGGGGTCGTCGACGGGCTCCGGCTCTCGAAGGCCGCCGCGCGCGGACGCTGA
- a CDS encoding oligosaccharide flippase family protein — MARGRGGIWASVSQTAVAKIFVMGLSGVLGIFTSRMIIEHFGSGAYAQYGLLTSLPALLPFADLGIAAVVINAIAGSDDPKRDLQVRRSIVTAFRILTVSGAVIMLVAILITVLDLWPAILGNGLAPDGGSVAAFLCLATFGLVLPMTVGQRILIGVGKTSTQVATQAIAAPAIFLGVWLFVVTGFDGGSFVAVLSYAASGVVAAVCLVLAARSIRPQVWQAMKEVPKLRSAPGVPAFALAWPMVVQMIALPIAMQTDRLLLSHLTTGPELAQYNLATQLFGLVIQTIGAAGLALWPIYAKARSAKRVESPLVPTLWFLGGGLALAVVLAAISPWIAGFVSDGEITLGWPILVSYVVFVALQAAKYPVGMYMTDAKGLQFQVLPILFMVPLNLGLSWVLIPVLGAAGPIVGSAVAVAICQVVPNLWYVQRDLAKRRRLATEAEPVDVAR, encoded by the coding sequence ATGGCGCGCGGCAGGGGCGGCATCTGGGCCTCCGTCAGCCAGACGGCCGTCGCGAAGATCTTCGTGATGGGGCTCTCCGGCGTCCTCGGCATCTTCACGAGCCGGATGATCATCGAACACTTCGGCTCCGGCGCCTACGCCCAGTACGGGCTGCTGACGAGCCTGCCGGCCCTGCTGCCGTTCGCCGACCTCGGCATCGCCGCCGTCGTCATCAACGCCATCGCCGGATCCGACGACCCGAAGCGCGACCTGCAGGTGCGGCGTTCGATCGTGACGGCGTTCCGGATCCTCACCGTGTCGGGCGCGGTCATCATGCTCGTCGCCATCCTCATCACCGTCCTCGACCTGTGGCCGGCGATCCTCGGCAACGGCCTCGCACCCGACGGCGGCAGCGTCGCGGCGTTCCTCTGCCTCGCGACGTTCGGACTCGTCCTGCCGATGACCGTCGGTCAACGCATCCTCATCGGAGTCGGCAAGACGAGCACCCAGGTCGCGACGCAGGCGATCGCCGCTCCGGCGATCTTCCTCGGCGTGTGGCTCTTCGTCGTCACCGGGTTCGACGGCGGCTCCTTCGTCGCCGTCCTCTCCTACGCGGCGAGCGGCGTCGTCGCCGCCGTCTGCCTGGTGCTCGCCGCGCGCTCGATCAGGCCGCAGGTCTGGCAGGCGATGAAGGAGGTGCCCAAGCTCCGCAGCGCTCCGGGCGTCCCCGCGTTCGCCCTCGCCTGGCCGATGGTCGTCCAGATGATCGCCTTGCCCATCGCCATGCAGACCGACCGCTTGCTGCTCAGCCACCTGACGACCGGACCGGAACTCGCCCAGTACAACCTCGCGACCCAGCTGTTCGGGCTCGTCATCCAGACGATCGGTGCGGCCGGGCTGGCCCTGTGGCCGATCTATGCCAAGGCGCGGTCCGCGAAGCGCGTCGAGTCGCCGCTCGTCCCGACGCTGTGGTTCCTCGGCGGCGGGCTCGCCCTCGCGGTCGTCCTCGCGGCGATCTCCCCGTGGATCGCCGGGTTCGTCTCCGACGGCGAGATCACCCTCGGTTGGCCGATCCTCGTCTCCTACGTCGTGTTCGTCGCCCTCCAGGCCGCGAAGTACCCGGTCGGGATGTACATGACGGACGCGAAGGGGCTCCAGTTCCAGGTCCTCCCCATCCTGTTCATGGTGCCGCTCAACCTCGGCCTCTCCTGGGTGCTCATCCCCGTCCTCGGGGCCGCAGGTCCCATCGTCGGATCCGCGGTCGCGGTCGCGATCTGCCAGGTCGTCCCGAACCTCTGGTACGTCCAGCGCGACCTCGCGAAGCGACGCCGGCTCGCGACGGAAGCGGAGCCCGTCGATGTCGCTCGCTGA
- a CDS encoding glycosyltransferase, translating to MSGHLTVLQQFPVPRPTTNPYLVMLADHLRAVPGVSVQNFTWKGALLGRYDAFHIHWPEILVSGHTPLKQFLRQCLTVLLIVRLAVTRTPIVRTVHNVELPQDISRVEITLLRLIDRRTDFRITLNETTTLPEDQPSILIPHGHYREWFARHPRAAQQDGRFGYFGLIRRYKGVETLIEAFRSAVSTTRGLSLRVGGKPSTAELADTLTSLAGREDDVLLDLHFLGDDELVDIATSSELVVLPYRFMHNSGSTLAALSLDRPVLVPDNAVNRLLEAEVGPGWVHRFSGELDAEALLSAMEHVRATARGPVTFVDRDWDLGAARHVEAYRRAIAARRGAPAPTAGAAR from the coding sequence ATGAGCGGACACCTGACCGTCCTGCAGCAGTTCCCCGTGCCACGCCCGACGACGAACCCGTATCTGGTGATGCTCGCCGACCATCTCCGCGCGGTCCCCGGGGTCTCGGTGCAGAACTTCACCTGGAAGGGCGCGCTCCTCGGGCGGTACGACGCGTTCCACATCCACTGGCCCGAGATCCTCGTGTCGGGGCACACCCCGCTGAAGCAGTTCCTCCGCCAGTGCCTCACCGTGCTGCTCATCGTCCGGCTCGCGGTCACCCGGACCCCGATCGTCAGGACGGTGCACAACGTCGAACTCCCGCAGGACATCTCGCGGGTCGAGATCACGCTGCTCCGCCTCATCGACCGACGCACGGACTTCCGGATCACGCTCAACGAGACGACGACCCTGCCCGAGGACCAACCGTCCATCCTGATCCCGCACGGCCACTACCGTGAGTGGTTCGCCCGTCACCCGCGCGCTGCACAGCAGGACGGCCGGTTCGGGTACTTCGGGCTGATCCGCCGCTACAAGGGTGTCGAAACCCTCATCGAGGCGTTCCGTTCCGCGGTGTCGACGACCCGCGGACTCTCGCTCCGCGTCGGCGGCAAGCCGTCGACGGCGGAACTCGCCGACACCCTCACCTCGCTGGCCGGCCGGGAGGACGACGTCCTGCTCGACCTCCACTTCCTCGGTGACGACGAACTCGTGGACATCGCGACCTCGTCGGAGCTCGTGGTCCTCCCGTACCGGTTCATGCACAACTCCGGCAGCACGCTGGCCGCCCTGTCGCTGGACCGCCCGGTGCTCGTGCCGGACAACGCCGTGAACCGACTCCTCGAAGCCGAGGTCGGGCCCGGTTGGGTCCATCGGTTCTCCGGCGAGCTCGATGCCGAGGCACTGCTCTCGGCGATGGAACACGTCCGCGCCACAGCGCGCGGTCCGGTGACGTTCGTCGACCGTGATTGGGATCTCGGAGCCGCACGACACGTCGAGGCCTACCGACGGGCCATCGCCGCCCGACGCGGAGCTCCGGCGCCCACGGCCGGGGCCGCGCGATGA
- a CDS encoding glycosyltransferase family 2 protein: MTGSSAGRPDARTAEVRLVVGILTFRRPTALAGSLPKVLEQTRWLRDADAAVVSTEVLVIDNDPAASAREVAGSTAGVRYVVESTPGIAAARNRALSEADPAELLVFIDDDEEPGEHWLLPIVETWRATGAAAVMGRVQSHLPEGTDPWVVAGGFFDRVQRPTGTVIGEAAAGNLLLDLDQVRALGVRFESKLELGGGEDTLFSKHLVRRGGRIVWCNESVTHDFVERDRATKRWALQRAWSHGNTRITVERYFASGRRDRARIRVVAAVGGAARAAVGVARSVFGTLTGSLHHRARGARAIRKGGGMFVGAFGVVFREYARDERS, from the coding sequence ATGACCGGGTCGTCCGCAGGCAGGCCCGACGCCCGTACTGCCGAGGTCCGCCTCGTCGTCGGCATCCTCACCTTCCGACGCCCGACAGCCCTTGCCGGGAGCCTGCCGAAGGTGCTGGAGCAGACCCGGTGGCTCCGCGATGCCGACGCGGCGGTCGTGAGCACCGAGGTGCTCGTGATCGACAACGACCCCGCGGCGAGCGCCAGGGAGGTCGCCGGGTCGACGGCGGGCGTCCGCTACGTGGTGGAATCGACACCGGGCATCGCGGCGGCGAGGAACCGGGCGCTCTCCGAGGCGGACCCGGCCGAGCTCCTCGTCTTCATCGACGACGACGAGGAACCGGGCGAGCACTGGCTGCTGCCCATCGTCGAGACGTGGCGGGCGACGGGCGCTGCGGCGGTCATGGGTCGCGTGCAGTCGCACCTGCCGGAGGGCACCGACCCGTGGGTCGTCGCGGGCGGGTTCTTCGACCGCGTGCAGCGCCCGACGGGCACCGTCATCGGCGAGGCCGCCGCCGGGAACCTGCTCCTGGACCTCGACCAGGTCCGCGCACTCGGCGTGCGGTTCGAGTCGAAACTCGAGCTCGGCGGTGGCGAGGACACGCTCTTCAGCAAGCACCTCGTCCGGCGGGGCGGGCGGATCGTCTGGTGCAACGAGTCCGTCACCCACGACTTCGTCGAACGGGACCGAGCGACGAAGCGCTGGGCGTTGCAGCGCGCGTGGAGCCATGGCAACACCAGGATCACGGTGGAGCGGTACTTCGCGTCGGGGCGCCGTGACCGAGCGCGGATCCGTGTGGTCGCGGCGGTGGGTGGTGCCGCTCGGGCCGCGGTCGGTGTCGCACGTTCCGTGTTCGGGACGCTCACCGGCTCGCTCCATCACCGGGCGCGCGGCGCGCGAGCCATCCGGAAGGGTGGCGGCATGTTCGTCGGCGCCTTCGGCGTGGTCTTCCGCGAGTACGCGCGGGACGAGCGATCATGA